From a region of the Gordonia sp. PP30 genome:
- a CDS encoding zinc-binding dehydrogenase, whose product MKATVCRRGEFEVVDLPMPEPGRRQVLLKVLRAGICGSDLHARIHCDEVAALTGEVGYDHFMRSDERVVMGHEFVGEVVSYGRGCRRRWKAGTRVVSLPIRRDGDEVQMTGLSARAAGAFAEYVLVEEDVTMPVPDRLDTDLAALTEPLSVGRHAVARSGIGRGDVAVVVGCGPIGLAVILMLKAQGVKTVVASDLSPARRALAGSCGADVVVDPARSELADRIPERAMHFRRGPELLDFALDAMHKLRTVPGLPWWRLMGLGERLGQVPKGPVVFECVGLPGMLDRLSAEMPYRSRIVVVGVCMEPDTVRPALLSNKEIDLRFVFAYDPDEFRDTLHLMADGRIDARPLLTGTVGLDGVDAAFAALGDPETHVKILIDPASAAVTP is encoded by the coding sequence GTCTGCCGACGCGGCGAATTCGAGGTCGTCGATCTCCCGATGCCCGAGCCGGGCCGCAGACAGGTCTTGCTGAAGGTCCTGCGGGCGGGGATCTGCGGCTCCGATCTGCACGCGCGGATCCACTGCGACGAGGTCGCCGCGCTCACCGGCGAGGTCGGCTACGACCACTTCATGCGCTCGGACGAGCGCGTGGTGATGGGGCATGAATTCGTCGGCGAGGTGGTCTCGTACGGCCGCGGCTGCCGGCGCCGCTGGAAGGCCGGTACCCGCGTCGTGTCGCTGCCCATCCGGCGCGACGGTGACGAGGTCCAGATGACCGGGCTGTCCGCGCGTGCCGCCGGGGCGTTCGCCGAGTACGTCCTGGTCGAGGAGGACGTCACCATGCCGGTGCCGGACCGCCTGGACACCGATCTGGCCGCCCTGACCGAGCCGCTCTCCGTCGGCCGTCATGCCGTCGCCCGCAGTGGTATCGGGCGCGGTGACGTCGCCGTCGTCGTCGGTTGCGGTCCGATCGGCCTGGCCGTGATCCTGATGCTCAAGGCCCAGGGGGTCAAGACGGTGGTGGCCAGCGACCTGTCGCCGGCCCGCCGGGCTCTGGCCGGGTCGTGCGGGGCGGATGTCGTCGTCGACCCGGCCCGATCCGAGCTCGCCGACCGGATTCCGGAGCGCGCCATGCACTTTCGCCGGGGACCGGAGCTGCTGGACTTCGCGCTCGACGCGATGCACAAGCTGCGGACGGTCCCGGGTCTGCCGTGGTGGCGGCTGATGGGACTGGGGGAGCGGCTCGGTCAGGTGCCGAAGGGGCCGGTCGTCTTCGAATGCGTCGGCCTGCCCGGCATGCTCGACCGGCTGAGTGCCGAGATGCCCTATCGTTCGCGGATCGTTGTCGTGGGTGTCTGCATGGAACCCGACACGGTGCGGCCGGCGCTGCTGTCGAACAAGGAGATCGATCTCCGCTTCGTCTTCGCCTACGACCCCGACGAGTTCCGCGACACCCTCCACCTGATGGCGGACGGCCGGATCGACGCGCGGCCGCTGCTGACCGGGACCGTCGGGCTCGACGGCGTCGACGCGGCCTTCGCGGCGCTGGGCGATCCGGAGACGCACGTGAAGATCCTCATCGATCCGGCGTCGGCGGCCGTCACGCCCTGA